In Candidatus Hydrogenedentota bacterium, a single genomic region encodes these proteins:
- a CDS encoding 2-oxo acid dehydrogenase subunit E2 → IAADTEHGLLVPVIRDADKKSVKQISVEMNQLASRARARKLTLEEMQGGTFTISNLGGIGGTGFTPIINAPEVAILGVSRGAVEPVFLNGQFAPRLMLPLSLSYDHRIIDGAEAARFLRWVAEMLEQPWGFFLEDMQ, encoded by the coding sequence ATCGCGGCGGACACGGAACACGGCCTGCTCGTGCCGGTCATCCGCGACGCGGACAAGAAGAGCGTCAAGCAGATATCGGTGGAAATGAACCAGCTCGCGTCCAGGGCCCGGGCGCGCAAACTCACGCTGGAAGAGATGCAGGGCGGCACGTTCACCATCAGCAATCTGGGCGGCATCGGCGGGACGGGTTTCACGCCGATAATCAACGCGCCCGAGGTCGCGATCCTGGGCGTTTCGCGCGGGGCGGTCGAGCCGGTCTTCCTGAACGGCCAATTCGCGCCCCGCCTCATGCTGCCATTGAGTTTATCGTACGACCATCGTATCATTGACGGTGCTGAGGCGGCTCGCTTCTTGCGCTGGGTGGCCGAAATGCTCGA